The Mucilaginibacter rubeus genomic interval CACAAATTATCGGCTACATCAAACACCGGTAAGTACCTGATGTTATTTTCGCTCATGATCAGCATACATTCATCAACAGATGATTCGGGAGTGATTCTTGGGAAATTGGTACTTATGATTTCGCCGGCTGTGGTTTCGTCGGAGTGTTTGCCCATCAGGATAATTTTACGGGAATAGTCCCTCTCGGTCATCAGGCCCACATATTTGCCATTTTCAGTTACCACTACCGAACCGATATTTTTATCAGCCATCAATTTCAACACATTAAATACAGTAGTTTCGGCGGGTACGGCAGTAACATTGCTCCCCTTGCGAGCCAGGATATGCTTTACACTTTTCATAAGTACTCAGGTTAATTTGGTAATTTCAAGATACGAATAAGTAACAGAAAAACAATCAATTGTGGAAAATATTTTCAATTTAAGCACATAAAACAACATCTCCTGATTAAAAACACAGGTAGAAAATTATCATCCAAGAAAAAAGCCCCCCGGTAATTAAACCGAAGGGCTACCAACCTATATAAAACAAACCTATTGTTTTCTCTTTCCCCAAATGGCAGTGCCATGATTGTCTAACCCGGTAAATATCAGGGTTGATGTTATTTTATTTTCCCAGTCGCGCTCACGCTCAACTTTAAGTTTGTAGGTGTCGCCGCTGCTGTATTTAAGTTCAAGCCATGGGCTTGTAAATGTCCATTTATCGGCAGCGTTACCATCAATTGTGCCCGCGGCATCCAGCTTAAAGGTTGTTGAAACCTGGAAATCCGGATTGGTTTGCTCGGTACCGTATCCCGGAACAACATGATAATTCAGCGTTATTTTTTCATAGGTTCCGGCTACATCGGTAGCTGCTATAACAGTTTGGGCTACATTGGCATATCGCTCCGGCGATACTATTGGCCAGCCATCCGGTGTCCATGATATTTTACGAACATGCAGGTCCATGAAGTAAGAGTTGATACCCGGCCTGCCCTGGTGTGCCATAAAATATTGTCCGCTGCCATTATCAAATACCGCGCAATGCCCTGTACCCTGCCATCCGCTTTGATTGGTGAACTGGTATGGTGCCAAAATCATCGGACCATGATCTTCGTCGGTATTAACGTCGTGGCCGTTATAATCGTAAAATGGCCCGGTCGGACTATCAGCCCGTCCTACCCTGACGTTATACTTAGTTTGCAGCCAATCATAACTGATAAACAGGAAATACTTTTTCAGATCAGGGTTGTAGATCACCTCGGCACCTTCAATATTGCCATTGTATTTACCGCCGGTAAAGCCCCGGTTGGCAATGCGTTTACCCTTATCACCCGGCGAAACTGCAAGACCTGTTGAAGGGTCAAGTTTCAGGATATAAATGCCATCCCAGGCCGAGCCGTAGTACATATACTGCTCGCCGCTGGTTGTAACAATCACCGTTGGATCGATAGCATTGGTTTGGATACTGGCATCATTGGCAGATGTTACTACGATACCCTTCTCAGTCCAAGGTCCGTCAGGAGCTGATGCCGTTGCCATACCAATAACACTTAAACGCGCCACCGCCGATGAAAGCGAGTAATACAACCTGTACTCCGATCCCACCTTCATCACATAAGGTGCCCATAGCGCGTTATAAGGTGTACCACCCTTGCCGGTTATATAAGCAGAACCCTGCGCCGGTAACGATGAAAATACCCAGCCTACATATTCCCACTGCACCAAATCTTTTGACCGGCGAATTTGCAGCCCTGATCTTACATCGGTACCAAAAGCTACGTCCGTACTATAACAATAATAATAATCGCCAAACTTTTTAATGGAAGGGTCATGCACATTGTACACCGTCCATTTAGGATAATAGGTAAAAGCTGAGATATCAGCATAAGTATCGCTAATGCTGTTGATATCAAAACTGCTTGTTACCGGTGTAGTTGTGGTATCCGTTTTAGTGGGTGTTGGCGTTGGTGTTTCCTTTTTTGAGCAGGAAAATATTACTGTTGCCAGCGTTGCTATTAAGTATAGATTTTTCGCTTTCATAAGCCGTCTCTATATCTCCTCCTACAGAAGAGAATTTTTTATTTGTTTATATATTAACCTTCGCGAAAAGCGCGGGATTGTGCGATTCCCCTCTTGAGAGGGGTGTAGGGGTGTGTTTCTGCTTCAAGCATCGCTCTTATAACACACCCCTGCTTTCGCTCATTCCTACGCGCCCCCTCTCAAGAGGGGAACTTAAAGCGCCCCCGCCGCTGTCTTTATTAATACCCAGTATTCTGCACCAAACCCACGTTAGTTTGCACCTCTGTAAGCGGTATCGGCAAATACTCTTTACCCGGAGTATAAGTATTAAATTCCGGATCCCTGGCTTTTAACCAGGCCAGTTTGGTGGCATCCTGCAACCAGCCCCAGCGGCGGATATCATCAAACCTATGGCCTTCCAGCGAAAACTCCAGGAAACGCTCATGACCTATCTGTTCGCGCATTTCGGCCTGGCTCATGCCCGGCTTAACGGTAGCCAGATTAGGCAAACCAACACGGTTACGCACCATTTGAATGTATTGATAAGCATCGTTTGTGGTACCTAATTCGTTCAAACACTCTGCATACATCAGCAGCACATCTGCATAACGCATCAGTCTTTCATTAATACCCGATCTCCAGTCATACTCATCGGCCTGACCGCTGTCGCCATTTTCATATTTATGACAAAACAGGGCATTTAATGACGAACTGCCTGCGTAACGGGTCGCAAAATCCTGATTGTATAATTTTTCGCCGGGCTTGTTGTAATACATGGTTACATCCAAACGCGGGTCAACTGCACCAGTGGTAGTTTTTTCCTGCAGATACTCGTTATACAACACTGGGGTTGGCTGCACGTCGGTAAAACCAAAACTTGCAGCTCCGAAGGTGATGGCACGGGCAGATGTACGTCCCCAACCTGACGACGGATCACCGCCCCAGCCCAGATCTGTACCTCCGGCATCTCTTGAAAACTGCACCTCGAAAATCGATTCGGCGTTGTTCTCGTTGTTTGCAAAAAAGTTATCGTAATAGTTAGGCACCAGGCTGTAAAGCCCCATATCAATAACCGATTTAAACTCGGCCGCGGCCTCAGCATATTTTTTGGTAAATAGGTAGGTTTTACCCAGATAAGCCGCTGCCGCACCTTTTGTAGCACGGCCAACCTGGCCATCGGGCGATAAGCCGTTATAGGTTGTTGGCAGCATGCTTTCGGCCGATTTAAAATCGCTGATCACCTGCGCCCAAACTACATCCTGTGGCTGTTGTTTCTGGAAATAATCGGTACTTGAAGCAGCTGGAACTAATGGCATTGGTACGTTTTTATAAAAATCGGCCAGGTGGAAATAATACAATCCGCGAAGAAAATACGCCTGACCTAACACGCGTTTTTTTAACTCAGCATCCATGTTGATGGCAGGCACATATTTCAGCACTTCGTTAGCACGAAGAATGCCCTGGTAATAAGCTGTCCATGAGAATAACACACCATCACCGGTGCTTTGCATATTGAATTTGCCCATGTTGTAGATCTGATCCCAGGGGCTATAGCTGGTAGCGTCATCACCCCTTGTATTTTCCACTATGGGCGAAAAACGCATGTATGAACCATCAATAATCAAGCTGCCATATACGGCGTTTATACCTTTCACCGCATCGCTGGAATTTTGCCAGAAAGTTTGGGTTGTTTGCGCGTTGGGGTTTACCGTAGTCAGATCGCTCTTTTTACATCCCATGGCAAATGCAGCCACCAACAATAGCGTAAATACTGCCTTTGTATATATCGTTTTCATTATAAATAATGTTAAATCGTTAATCAGTTTTTATAATCCTAATTGTAAGCCTACCAGTAAAGTGCGCGGGTTAGGGAACGAGCCGTAATCAAAACCGCGGTTAATGGTGCCATCGTTAATAAAATCCGGGTCGAAGCCTTTGTACTTGGTTATAGTGTAAAGGTTTTGACCTGACAGGTACACCCTAAAGCTCCTGATCACGTGCGTGCGGTTCAGCAAGCTTGCCGGCAATGTATAACCCAATTGCGCAGTTTGCAGACGTGCATATGAGCCACTCTGGATAAACCTGTCGGAATTGCGGTTATTGGCATTAGGATCGCCGATTATTGGGCGCGGAACATTGGTGTTGGTATTAGTAGGTGTCCAATAGTTGAGCTCATCGGTGCTGGCATTGGTATACTGGCCGGTCATTAACGACTGGTATACACCGTTGGCTATTTTACTACCATAGTTACCTTGTATAAATACCGAGGCATCGAAATTTTTATAATTAGCGCTGAAGTTAAAACCATAATACAATTTAGGAATAGCCGAGCCTAAGTAAACACGGTCGGCATCATTGATTATACCGTCTTTATTGGTGTCTACAAATTTAACATCACCGGGGGCAGCGCCTGTTTGGGTAGCATGGGCTGCTACATCGGCAGCATCTTTAAAAATGCCTTCGGTTTTAAAAGCGTACAGTTCACCAACCTCGCCACCTACGGCAGTTTTGCTATAAGCACCATAAATTGGGTTACCGCCATTTCCTAACGATGTTACCTTATTTTTAACGGTTGAAGCATTTGCGCTGATGGTGTAGTTAAATGGTCCCGTATCCCTGCTGCGGTAAGTTACTGTAAACTCGATACCCTTGTTGGTAAACGATGCAGCATTAACCAGCGGCGTATTGATGGCACCTACCGAAATTGGAATAGGTACTGATAAAAGGATCCCCTTGATCTTGTTCACATAATATTCTGATGAAAAGCTCAGCTGATCATGAAACAAGCTCAGGTCGATACCAACGTTGGTTGTGCGTTTCTGTTCCCACTTGTTGGTTTGATCAAATACCTGGGTTTGGGTTGCACCCGAAGCCAGGGTATTGCCAAATACATAGCTGGCATTAGCATTTACTACTGCCTGATATGGATAAAACGCAAGGGCATTTACGTTACCCAATGTACCGTAACCGGCCTTCAGTTTTAACTGGCTGATGGTTTCGGGCAAATGAAGGAATTTTTCTTTATTGATATTCCAACCTGCGGATACACCTGCAAAATTACCAAAGCGGTTATATTCGGGTAATTGCGATGTACCGTCACGACGATAGTTTGCTGTAAGCAGGTAACGATCATCATAGTTATAGTTTACACGGCCAAATATCGGCGAGTAAAACTTACGCTCGTTACTGTTGCCAAATACGGTTTTATCGGTTGTATTGCTTACGTTATCAAATGAAAACAGATACGGCTGAGGCAGATTATAAGCGATACCTGTAAGGTTATCATTTTTATCTTTTTGATAAGCCGTACCTGCTAATAACTCTACGTGGTGTTTGTTGATATCAAACTTGTAGCTCAACGTATTTTCTATAAGCGCCGTGTAATAATTGCCGCGTGCATCGCTGTAATAAGCAGTAGTATTTGGGTAGAACCAGCCGAGATCATAGATTGGATCGAAATAAGTATTCTTGAAATCGTTACGATCGTAGCTCGCGTTTAAACGATATTTCAGGTTCTTGATAAACTCAATCTCCATCCAAGCCGATGCCAGCATGCGGTTACGCTGCCCTGTGCTGTTCAACAGGTTATTTACACCGATGATATTAAGTGAGATAGCCCTTTGCGTGTTTTGATCAACACCGCCGTAACCACCCACGCGGTTAGGATCATAAATAGGCATGGTTGGAATAGCAGTAACCAAATCGACTATCTGGTTGCCGGTACCGTGCAGGTGCGGGTAGGCCAGGTTATTGTAATCACCTTCGGTATAGGCAAACTTGGTACCAAAGGATACGATACCTTTTTTACCCTGGATGTTACCACTCAGGTTGTAACGGGTATATGATGGGCCGGATACTGTAGTACCGGTTTGGTTAAAATAATCGAAAGCAACATTATAGCTCATATTTTCGTTACCGCCCGATAAGCCCAAATCATGGCTTTGAGTATACCCGGTTTTAAAGGCCGACTTTTGCCAGTCGGTATTTACATTGCTGATAAATTTGCTTGAAGATGGATCGTTACCCGGGGCCAGAGATAAACCTGCATTGGTTTCGGCGGCATTTGCTATCTGCTGATAACCTACCCTATCCGTAACAGATAACGTTTTAGGATTTTTCTGATAACCAACATAACCGTTATAGTTGATCTTCATAGCGCCGTTTTTGCCTTTTTTAGTAGTGATTATCACCACACCATTAGCACCACGGAAACCATAGATAGCACCGGCAGACGCGTCTTTAATTACCTGTAAGCTTTCAATATCAGTTGTCGGGAAATCAAACGGTTCCATAGTTGGCACACCGTCAATAATATAAAGCGGGTTGTTATTGATGAGTGAGCTTACGCCACGGATACGGATAGAAACACCCTCGCCCGGTACACCAGAACCATTTACCTGTACACCAGCTACCTAACCTTGTAAAGCCCTGGCAACATCAGGTGTTACCCTTTTTCCGGCGTCTTTCATGTTGACTACTGCAACAGAGCCGGTAAGGTTTTCTTTCTTCTGCGTACCGTAACCAACCACAATTACTTCGTTTAGTGAGTTGGATGCCGCTTTCAACTGTACATTAATGAGCGAGTTTCCACTTACCGGTACTTCCTGCGAAGCGTAACCAATAAAAGAGAATACGAGAATCACACCATCTGTATTGGCATCAGGTATGTTTATGCTGTAGCGTCCCTGCAAATCGGTTTGGGCGCTCACGTTTGTTCCTTTTACTTTTACGGTAACGCCGGGCATTGGCAATCCGGCATCGTCGGTTACTTTACCATTAATACTTCCGGGAGCCATCGCTTTACCCTTTTCGGTAAGTATAACCAGGTTATTATCACTCAGCGTATAATTCAGGTTGGTATTGCCAAGTACAATTTTCATCACCTCTTCAAGTGATGCATCTTTTGTATTTAAACTGGCGGGCATGTCGTTTTTCAACAACATATCGTCGTTATACAAAAAGCGATAGTCAGACTTTTTCTCAATTTCCTTTAGCGCTTTTTTCAGCGATACGTTTTGGAAATTAACATTGATGCGGGTCTGACCATATCCTTTTGAAAACGCCTGCAACGAGGAGACGAGTACCAGGATACAGATAAATTTAAACATAAGAAGTACTTTCAAAAATTGGTTCAGCCGCACTTGGTTAATGCGGTGTGCATTTTTTTTCATAATTTAGCATTAAGGTTATTTAACTATTTGGTTTATAGAAGGACTGGTAGTTAAGTTGTACCACATTATAATGGGGGGATGCGGGAACATCTTCCCATTTTTTATGGTCTGAAGTTTTATACTTTTCTATGCATAGGCTTATCTCATAAAGTTTTAATGATTAATAGATTACAATTTGGTTAGCGTCTGTTTTATAACGGAAGGCCGCAGTTTTTTGCAGGCTTAATAAGGCTTTGTTAATCGATTCTTTTTCAAACTTGCCGGTAAAACGCAGCTTTTTCACCTCCTCATTTTCAAAAACAATATTCACATTATAGCGCCGCTCCATTTTCTGGGCTATGCTCTCAAAATCCTCGGCATCAAAGGCCAGTTTATTTTCAAGCCATAAAGCTTCGGAGGGCAGAGTATCTTTTTTAGCCTGGTGAATACGGCTAAGAGCTATAAGCGGAGTTTCTTCGGCTATGCTACCTGTAGGGATATTACTTTTAGCCAGCGGCTCCTGGTTATTGATTATCGTAAGTTTTTCCGAAGGATTAAGTATGATCTTTTTTTCGGGATTTTTTAAAACGGTAAGTTCAATTTTACCACGGACCAGCGCCGCCTCAGATGTTTTATCATGATCATACGAACGCACATTAAATTTGGTACCCAACACCCTAACGCTGATGGTTGGCGTGGTTACTATAAATGGACGTTGTGCATCTTTAACTACGTCAAAAAAAGCCTCGCCAACAAGGCTTACTCTTCTTTGATCGGTACCAAAATCGTTATTGTAAGTAAGCTTACTGCCCATATTAAGCCAAACGCGACTGCCATCGGGCAACTGAATTTTACTAATACCGTTTTTTGGAGCAGTTATTTCGTTTGACTTCCCCGGCACAATAGTTTCTTTATGGGTAAACCAAAAAACGCCCAGCATTAAACATGCAGCTGCCAGTAACGATCCCAGTTTAATGATCCTGGCTTTTTTTTGAATGGCGATAACTTCAGCAGCCTCTTGAGCTTCCTTTTCTTCGATGGCATCAAGCTCAGCTTCAAAAGCATCCCATTTGTCCAGCAGTTTCTCGTCGTCGGTAGTTTGCTGATCGTTTTTCCAGATCTCCTCCAACTCACCTACAGCGTACAAATCGGCCGCCCCCTGTTGCTGCAACAGTTGCTCAAGTTCAAGTAACTCTTCGGGCGAAGCTTCACCATTTAACTTTTTGCCAATAAGTATCCAGATGTTGTTGATCATTATTTACGGTTCTATATATAAAGACTGTAAATAATCGGGATACCCCAGTGGGACATTAAATATTTTTTGAAATTTTTTCGGAGGCGGCAGCAGGAGTTGATTTTTGAACTTCCTTAAGGCCTTGGGCAAGGTTTTTCAACGCGTTACCCATGTGGTATTCAACAGTTTTTATGGAGATATCAAGCAAGTCGGCTACTTCACGATATTTTAAACCATCCTCTTTTATCAGCTTAAAAACCAGGCGGCATTGATCGGACAGTTTGCTTAAAGTAGTATTGATGAGTTTTGTAAGATCTTCACAAACCAGTTTATCCTCGCCGGTAGCACTTGAGTCAGCAACATCCACATTCACATCATCAATGTTTACGCTTTTGAGCTGATTTTTTGCAAGACTGGTAAGCGATTTGTTTTTAACCGAGGTGTAGCAGTAATAAGTAAAATTATTGATCTCGGGAAGAGAAGCCCGACGCGCCCAAAGGTTCATGAAAACATCGTTGGTGATCTCTTCGGCCAATTCATCCTGCTTTACCAACGATTTTGCCAGATTAAACAGTTTACCATAATAAAGCAAATACAGCCTTTTAAAGGAAGCCCTGCTGCTGTTTAAAGCAATATCATTAAGTAAGTACTTAATCTCGGTATCCAACATTCCTTTATCGGTTGTAATTACTTTAATCAAAAACCTAAGCAGGCTTCTGTTTGGTTCAAATCAATAATTGGTATTAATTAAGGCGAGACTATCGCTCCAATTAAAATCTAAGGTATAATATTTTATTTTAATTGTTCAAAAAACAATTAAAATATTTTTCAACAGCAAACAAGAACTCTATGCTAAATTGTTTTACTGAATTTTAAACATGCAATACACCACAATCATCTTCTACGCAAACAAAACAACCTAATCTTATCTTAAGATATCTATTTTAATTGTCACTTATACAATAATAAGACAGCCCAAATTCCCTTTTTGGATTTGTAAAACCTCGTGCTATTCCGAAATTAAATCGAGGGTAAATTCTGAAGAAAGTTTTCCATACCAGATTGAAACCAGCACGACTAACTATAAAATGAAGTACAGTACAGTACATAAAAAAACACCAGGCCTTAAACTACAGGCACTGGTGCTTTTTATAATTTATTAAAATGTTTATTCAATCACCACAGTGGCAATTGAATGCGCAAGGCTTTTGGTTTTAGCAGCTTTGCCTTTAATCCAAAGGCGATAATCAATATCAGCATCGGTTTTGTTCATGACCACAACGGCCAGTTTACCATCGGTATTTACGTAAGCCGTAGTAAGCAGATTGTTGCGGCTTGATGAACTGGCTACACGTTTTGCACCCGGATGGATAAATTTGGAGAACTGACCTAAATAATAGTATGCATTGGTATAGATCAGTTTATCATTTTTGGTATCGTAGTGAATAGGCGCCATGCAGAAATTGCCTACGTGGTTGGGGCCTCCTTTTTCATCAAGCAGCACGTTCCAGTCTGTCCAGGCTACGGTACCGATGTTAAAATCGTTAATCATGGATGCACCATATTTCTCGCCGAAACTCCAGTCGGTATATTTTTCGGGATTAAAATCTGCCGCACAGCCTTCGGTAAGCATTAATGGCTTATCAGGAAAAGTTTGGGCAACCATACGCTCGTTTTCAAAGTTCATACCTGCCCCTTTCGCCGCAATATCTTCATACCAGTGATAGGCAACGCCCCACACGTATTTTGCAGCTTCCGGATCTTCCAGTACCGTGCTTACGCGCTGGTACATCAGGTCGCGGTTATGATCCCAGATCAGCAGCTTCTGATCTGCATAACCGGCCTTTTTCATAGCCGGGCCTAAAAAGTTCTTGATAAAGTCGCGCTCTTCTTCGGCTGTAAATACGCATGATTCCCAGGTCTGCACCGCCATCTCTTCATTTTGTACAGTGATACCCCAGATAGGGATGCCCTGTTTTTCGTAGGCATTGATGAACTTACCGTATAAATTGGCCCAGCTTTGGTTGTATTCGGCTTTCAGCTTACCGCCATGCAAAGCATCGTTATTGGTTTTCATCCAGGCGGGTGGGCTCCACGGTGAAGCGAACAAGGTAAGCTTTCCTCCGGCCGCAGCCAGCACCTCTTTAATAAAAGGCACACGATATTTCATATCGTGGCTGATATCAAAAGTTTTAAGCGCGGCATCACCCTCTTTTACGTAAGCATAAGTATCACTCGAAAAATCACAGCTTTGGATGTTGGTGCGGCCAAGCGTATAGGCAATCCCTTTGTCTTTATCATAATAATCAGTTAGCACTTCCTGCTGCTTATCCTTCGGCATTTTGTAAAATACCTCGGCCGAAGCATCGGTAAGCGCCCCTCCAATGCCCAGCATGGTTTGATAGGTTTGAGCAGGATCGACAAAAATGGTGATCTCGTTTTCCAATGGCTGCGGGTAAGCTTCAAACTGAAGTGTACCGCTTTCCGTCATCTTTTTA includes:
- a CDS encoding CBS domain-containing protein — protein: MKSVKHILARKGSNVTAVPAETTVFNVLKLMADKNIGSVVVTENGKYVGLMTERDYSRKIILMGKHSDETTAGEIISTNFPRITPESSVDECMLIMSENNIRYLPVFDVADNLCGIVSMSDVVYETIHSQRETIEQLHSYIQST
- a CDS encoding arabinan endo-1,5-alpha-L-arabinosidase, which gives rise to MKAKNLYLIATLATVIFSCSKKETPTPTPTKTDTTTTPVTSSFDINSISDTYADISAFTYYPKWTVYNVHDPSIKKFGDYYYCYSTDVAFGTDVRSGLQIRRSKDLVQWEYVGWVFSSLPAQGSAYITGKGGTPYNALWAPYVMKVGSEYRLYYSLSSAVARLSVIGMATASAPDGPWTEKGIVVTSANDASIQTNAIDPTVIVTTSGEQYMYYGSAWDGIYILKLDPSTGLAVSPGDKGKRIANRGFTGGKYNGNIEGAEVIYNPDLKKYFLFISYDWLQTKYNVRVGRADSPTGPFYDYNGHDVNTDEDHGPMILAPYQFTNQSGWQGTGHCAVFDNGSGQYFMAHQGRPGINSYFMDLHVRKISWTPDGWPIVSPERYANVAQTVIAATDVAGTYEKITLNYHVVPGYGTEQTNPDFQVSTTFKLDAAGTIDGNAADKWTFTSPWLELKYSSGDTYKLKVERERDWENKITSTLIFTGLDNHGTAIWGKRKQ
- a CDS encoding RagB/SusD family nutrient uptake outer membrane protein, whose amino-acid sequence is MKTIYTKAVFTLLLVAAFAMGCKKSDLTTVNPNAQTTQTFWQNSSDAVKGINAVYGSLIIDGSYMRFSPIVENTRGDDATSYSPWDQIYNMGKFNMQSTGDGVLFSWTAYYQGILRANEVLKYVPAINMDAELKKRVLGQAYFLRGLYYFHLADFYKNVPMPLVPAASSTDYFQKQQPQDVVWAQVISDFKSAESMLPTTYNGLSPDGQVGRATKGAAAAYLGKTYLFTKKYAEAAAEFKSVIDMGLYSLVPNYYDNFFANNENNAESIFEVQFSRDAGGTDLGWGGDPSSGWGRTSARAITFGAASFGFTDVQPTPVLYNEYLQEKTTTGAVDPRLDVTMYYNKPGEKLYNQDFATRYAGSSSLNALFCHKYENGDSGQADEYDWRSGINERLMRYADVLLMYAECLNELGTTNDAYQYIQMVRNRVGLPNLATVKPGMSQAEMREQIGHERFLEFSLEGHRFDDIRRWGWLQDATKLAWLKARDPEFNTYTPGKEYLPIPLTEVQTNVGLVQNTGY
- a CDS encoding SusC/RagA family TonB-linked outer membrane protein yields the protein MRIRGVSSLINNNPLYIIDGVPTMEPFDFPTTDIESLQVIKDASAGAIYGFRGANGVVIITTKKGKNGAMKINYNGYVGYQKNPKTLSVTDRVGYQQIANAAETNAGLSLAPGNDPSSSKFISNVNTDWQKSAFKTGYTQSHDLGLSGGNENMSYNVAFDYFNQTGTTVSGPSYTRYNLSGNIQGKKGIVSFGTKFAYTEGDYNNLAYPHLHGTGNQIVDLVTAIPTMPIYDPNRVGGYGGVDQNTQRAISLNIIGVNNLLNSTGQRNRMLASAWMEIEFIKNLKYRLNASYDRNDFKNTYFDPIYDLGWFYPNTTAYYSDARGNYYTALIENTLSYKFDINKHHVELLAGTAYQKDKNDNLTGIAYNLPQPYLFSFDNVSNTTDKTVFGNSNERKFYSPIFGRVNYNYDDRYLLTANYRRDGTSQLPEYNRFGNFAGVSAGWNINKEKFLHLPETISQLKLKAGYGTLGNVNALAFYPYQAVVNANASYVFGNTLASGATQTQVFDQTNKWEQKRTTNVGIDLSLFHDQLSFSSEYYVNKIKGILLSVPIPISVGAINTPLVNAASFTNKGIEFTVTYRSRDTGPFNYTISANASTVKNKVTSLGNGGNPIYGAYSKTAVGGEVGELYAFKTEGIFKDAADVAAHATQTGAAPGDVKFVDTNKDGIINDADRVYLGSAIPKLYYGFNFSANYKNFDASVFIQGNYGSKIANGVYQSLMTGQYTNASTDELNYWTPTNTNTNVPRPIIGDPNANNRNSDRFIQSGSYARLQTAQLGYTLPASLLNRTHVIRSFRVYLSGQNLYTITKYKGFDPDFINDGTINRGFDYGSFPNPRTLLVGLQLGL
- a CDS encoding DUF4974 domain-containing protein, with product MKKNAHRINQVRLNQFLKVLLMFKFICILVLVSSLQAFSKGYGQTRINVNFQNVSLKKALKEIEKKSDYRFLYNDDMLLKNDMPASLNTKDASLEEVMKIVLGNTNLNYTLSDNNLVILTEKGKAMAPGSINGKVTDDAGLPMPGVTVKVKGTNVSAQTDLQGRYSINIPDANTDGVILVFSFIGYASQEVPVSGNSLINVQLKAASNSLNEVIVVGYGTQKKENLTGSVAVVNMKDAGKRVTPDVARALQG
- a CDS encoding FecR family protein, which codes for MINNIWILIGKKLNGEASPEELLELEQLLQQQGAADLYAVGELEEIWKNDQQTTDDEKLLDKWDAFEAELDAIEEKEAQEAAEVIAIQKKARIIKLGSLLAAACLMLGVFWFTHKETIVPGKSNEITAPKNGISKIQLPDGSRVWLNMGSKLTYNNDFGTDQRRVSLVGEAFFDVVKDAQRPFIVTTPTISVRVLGTKFNVRSYDHDKTSEAALVRGKIELTVLKNPEKKIILNPSEKLTIINNQEPLAKSNIPTGSIAEETPLIALSRIHQAKKDTLPSEALWLENKLAFDAEDFESIAQKMERRYNVNIVFENEEVKKLRFTGKFEKESINKALLSLQKTAAFRYKTDANQIVIY
- a CDS encoding RNA polymerase sigma-70 factor; translated protein: MIKVITTDKGMLDTEIKYLLNDIALNSSRASFKRLYLLYYGKLFNLAKSLVKQDELAEEITNDVFMNLWARRASLPEINNFTYYCYTSVKNKSLTSLAKNQLKSVNIDDVNVDVADSSATGEDKLVCEDLTKLINTTLSKLSDQCRLVFKLIKEDGLKYREVADLLDISIKTVEYHMGNALKNLAQGLKEVQKSTPAAASEKISKNI
- a CDS encoding glycoside hydrolase family 30 protein, which gives rise to MRIEFYTRPLGMALLLLSANLANAQKAPFSVDGKMAKVYVTAKNTDKKMTESGTLQFEAYPQPLENEITIFVDPAQTYQTMLGIGGALTDASAEVFYKMPKDKQQEVLTDYYDKDKGIAYTLGRTNIQSCDFSSDTYAYVKEGDAALKTFDISHDMKYRVPFIKEVLAAAGGKLTLFASPWSPPAWMKTNNDALHGGKLKAEYNQSWANLYGKFINAYEKQGIPIWGITVQNEEMAVQTWESCVFTAEEERDFIKNFLGPAMKKAGYADQKLLIWDHNRDLMYQRVSTVLEDPEAAKYVWGVAYHWYEDIAAKGAGMNFENERMVAQTFPDKPLMLTEGCAADFNPEKYTDWSFGEKYGASMINDFNIGTVAWTDWNVLLDEKGGPNHVGNFCMAPIHYDTKNDKLIYTNAYYYLGQFSKFIHPGAKRVASSSSRNNLLTTAYVNTDGKLAVVVMNKTDADIDYRLWIKGKAAKTKSLAHSIATVVIE